Proteins from one Mycobacterium sp. SMC-2 genomic window:
- a CDS encoding NAD(P)/FAD-dependent oxidoreductase produces the protein MPEHTEVVIVGSRCAGSAAAIALARRGRSVVALDGAAFPSDTLSTHLLFTHHWAEVERIGATDRVLELGAPLHTHAGLGAPGVEAVGPSSTYEGFAAGACIRRPGFDLALVETARAAGAEVREHVRVTDLMRDRSGRVCGVRFRQRDGSTGAITAKLVIGADGRRSTVARLVGTRVHHTWDNQRMMAFAYYEDAHPESRHVAMQWRYDDDLVTVFPCDGGQLVALQMPPVRRADEYRADRSAAFAATIQRIPPYAERLRGCSQVSKVLVSYHHPSYFRHSHGPGWALAGDAGHFKDPVTAQGIRDALRFGRLLGEAAAPCLDEPDKLDRALAGWEFDRDAQCLAMYQWANALGRDDTVSPIEFAAYRWFAARPDRFTQIADVFNRIAAPQQVFSPGNVVRWTAAAARDPGVDNHELWRTLRRDVRREVERMAEQRMFAHRRKASSRLPMTHGSPSDRERVDIQPVPYSD, from the coding sequence ATGCCTGAGCACACGGAAGTGGTTATCGTCGGCAGCCGCTGCGCCGGTTCGGCCGCCGCCATCGCGCTGGCGCGCAGGGGCCGCTCCGTCGTCGCGCTCGACGGCGCCGCCTTTCCGTCCGACACCCTGTCCACGCACCTGTTGTTCACCCACCACTGGGCCGAGGTGGAGCGCATCGGCGCCACCGACCGAGTGCTCGAACTCGGCGCCCCGCTGCACACCCACGCCGGACTCGGCGCGCCCGGCGTCGAGGCCGTCGGCCCATCGAGCACCTACGAGGGCTTCGCCGCCGGAGCGTGCATCCGCCGTCCCGGATTCGACCTCGCCCTGGTCGAGACCGCCCGCGCCGCCGGTGCCGAGGTTCGCGAACACGTCCGGGTCACCGATCTGATGCGCGATCGGTCGGGGCGCGTCTGCGGGGTGCGGTTTCGGCAGCGAGACGGCTCGACGGGCGCGATCACCGCGAAGTTGGTCATCGGCGCCGACGGGCGCCGGTCGACGGTCGCGCGCCTGGTCGGCACCCGTGTGCACCACACCTGGGACAACCAGCGCATGATGGCCTTCGCCTACTACGAGGACGCCCACCCCGAGAGCCGACACGTGGCCATGCAGTGGCGCTACGACGACGATCTGGTCACGGTATTCCCTTGCGACGGGGGCCAATTGGTGGCGCTGCAGATGCCGCCGGTGCGGCGCGCCGACGAGTACCGCGCGGACCGGTCGGCGGCCTTCGCGGCGACCATCCAACGCATTCCGCCGTATGCCGAACGGCTTCGCGGCTGTAGCCAGGTCAGCAAGGTCTTGGTCTCCTATCACCATCCGTCCTACTTTCGGCACTCCCACGGGCCGGGTTGGGCGCTGGCCGGCGACGCCGGGCACTTCAAGGATCCGGTTACCGCACAAGGCATTCGCGATGCCCTGCGCTTCGGCCGGCTGCTCGGCGAGGCCGCGGCGCCCTGCCTGGACGAGCCCGATAAGCTCGACCGCGCGCTGGCGGGATGGGAGTTCGACCGGGACGCGCAGTGCCTGGCGATGTACCAGTGGGCGAATGCGCTGGGCCGCGATGACACCGTTTCGCCGATCGAGTTCGCAGCCTACCGATGGTTCGCGGCCCGACCGGATCGGTTCACCCAAATCGCCGACGTCTTCAATCGAATTGCCGCACCGCAGCAGGTGTTCTCGCCCGGCAACGTGGTGCGTTGGACGGCCGCCGCCGCGCGCGATCCGGGCGTCGACAACCATGAATTGTGGCGGACACTGCGCCGCGACGTGCGCCGCGAGGTCGAGCGCATGGCCGAGCAACGCATGTTCGCTCACCGGCGGAAGGCGTCGTCGCGGCTGCCTATGACGCACGGGTCGCCCAGTGATCGAGAGAGGGTGGACATTCAGCCGGTGCCGTACTCCGATTAG
- a CDS encoding TetR/AcrR family transcriptional regulator produces the protein MPADPLSTPPTAAMARAGRRRARTRGAILDAAEVVFSRDGYSGARIEEIAELADVSVGSIYGHFEGKRGLYLQLVDRALELFTEYMARSDDPSLSPLQRVLAGGDAYLRFHLDHPGAFHFLAYRSPGAEPLSGDNETEARIRDRVGRLLHNFAGQIDKAVAAGEARPVDSMRLTHFLWGAWNGVIALRQQPDGLRITDEEIAQTLELARWLLREGLAAPALRDANGEVGDRVRLPYVT, from the coding sequence ATGCCGGCCGACCCGCTTTCGACCCCGCCCACGGCGGCCATGGCCCGTGCCGGCCGGCGCCGGGCCCGCACCCGAGGCGCGATCCTCGACGCCGCCGAGGTGGTATTCAGCCGTGACGGGTACAGCGGCGCCCGGATCGAGGAGATTGCGGAGTTGGCCGACGTGTCGGTCGGTTCCATCTACGGACACTTCGAGGGCAAACGCGGGTTGTACCTGCAGCTGGTCGACCGCGCGCTCGAGCTGTTCACCGAATACATGGCGCGCAGCGATGATCCGTCGCTGAGCCCGCTGCAGCGGGTGCTCGCCGGCGGTGACGCGTACCTACGCTTCCACCTCGACCACCCCGGCGCCTTCCATTTCCTGGCCTACCGCAGCCCGGGGGCAGAACCGCTTTCCGGGGACAATGAGACCGAAGCCCGCATTCGCGACCGGGTGGGGCGGCTACTGCACAACTTCGCCGGGCAGATCGACAAGGCCGTCGCCGCGGGTGAGGCCCGACCGGTCGACTCGATGCGGCTGACGCACTTCCTGTGGGGCGCCTGGAACGGTGTGATCGCGCTGCGTCAGCAACCGGACGGCCTGCGCATCACCGACGAGGAGATCGCGCAGACGCTCGAGCTTGCGCGCTGGCTGCTGCGCGAAGGCCTAGCCGCCCCGGCCCTCCGAGACGCCAACGGCGAAGTAGGCGATCGGGTACGGCTGCCCTATGTCACGTAG
- a CDS encoding PPE family protein, SVP subgroup → MAFLTTQTEEMLAAEQLLSGINTNLAAQNAGAASATTVIAPAAADPVSAQQAAIFSAYGTQYQAIAAEAQALLENYAQTLGISSGSYGDTEAINASQAALSNAASPLAASPLAAAAATPSNTPLDYLSWLLGSTGNGTNPNMLGGIFGLSGNSANIGNIGFGNWASATSNLLGLAGGGLLDTSAADAAGSAADAAGLVDTTAPMAGGGMAGVGAMPMAAAGQATMVGKLSVPPSWAGSATPVVGTSAAPLETVGWTAAAPQAGTGTVIPGMPGMGAAARNSAGFGAPRYGVKPIVMPRPTAV, encoded by the coding sequence ATGGCATTTCTGACAACGCAGACCGAAGAGATGCTCGCCGCCGAGCAGCTGCTGTCGGGGATCAACACCAACCTGGCGGCGCAGAACGCGGGCGCCGCGTCGGCGACCACGGTCATCGCTCCCGCCGCCGCCGACCCGGTGTCGGCGCAGCAGGCGGCGATCTTCTCGGCGTACGGCACCCAGTACCAGGCGATTGCCGCCGAGGCGCAGGCGCTGCTGGAAAATTACGCGCAAACCCTGGGGATCAGCTCCGGCAGCTACGGCGACACCGAGGCCATCAACGCGAGCCAGGCGGCGCTTTCGAATGCCGCATCTCCCCTCGCCGCCTCTCCCCTCGCCGCCGCGGCCGCCACGCCTTCGAACACTCCCCTCGACTACCTGTCATGGCTCCTCGGTAGCACCGGCAACGGCACCAACCCGAACATGCTCGGCGGAATCTTCGGCCTCTCGGGTAACAGCGCCAACATCGGAAACATCGGTTTCGGAAACTGGGCGTCCGCCACCTCGAACCTGCTCGGCCTGGCCGGTGGTGGTCTGCTGGACACCTCCGCCGCCGATGCCGCCGGATCCGCCGCCGACGCCGCGGGCCTCGTCGACACGACGGCGCCGATGGCCGGTGGCGGCATGGCCGGCGTTGGCGCGATGCCAATGGCCGCCGCGGGGCAGGCCACCATGGTCGGCAAGCTCTCGGTCCCGCCGAGTTGGGCCGGCTCGGCCACCCCGGTGGTCGGCACCAGCGCTGCGCCGCTCGAGACAGTGGGCTGGACCGCCGCCGCGCCGCAGGCCGGCACGGGAACCGTCATCCCTGGAATGCCGGGAATGGGTGCGGCCGCGCGCAACAGCGCCGGATTTGGTGCTCCCCGCTACGGCGTCAAGCCGATCGTCATGCCGAGGCCGACGGCAGTCTAG
- a CDS encoding PPE family protein gives MVLDFAAIPPEITSSLMYAGAGAAPLMAAATAYANLAAEVSATATQWESIISLLTTENWTGGGSAAAAAAAQPIIAYLTETATTLEQAAAQATASAAAYEAAFAATVPPPVIAANRTLLATLVATNFLGVNSAAIAATEADYAAMWAQDAAMMAAYQAASAVAGVLTPVTPLTSTTNPAAAAAADSVALAADSTGGTVQALAPISNAAPLAAAAPTLPFTTDGILSSIDNFLGTPSVFNGINGAVNTAAWWVCATIPNAVSLGHTLGSVPSIPFALADSVTPLAGGMVPGTMVGSVSGAGASAALGEASAVGGLSVPAGWNAAAPASLASSTAPLAGSGWTAAAEAEPVAAMPGMPGMAAAAKGAGAYGAGPRYGFKPIVMPKQVVV, from the coding sequence ATGGTTCTTGACTTTGCGGCAATTCCCCCGGAGATCACCTCCTCGCTCATGTACGCCGGCGCCGGCGCCGCACCGCTCATGGCCGCGGCGACGGCGTACGCAAACCTGGCCGCCGAGGTGAGCGCCACGGCAACTCAGTGGGAGTCGATCATCTCGCTGCTGACCACCGAGAACTGGACCGGCGGCGGTTCCGCGGCGGCGGCCGCCGCAGCCCAGCCGATCATCGCCTACCTGACCGAGACGGCGACGACGCTCGAGCAGGCGGCCGCGCAAGCCACGGCCTCGGCGGCCGCCTACGAGGCGGCATTTGCCGCGACCGTGCCCCCGCCGGTGATCGCGGCCAACCGGACGCTGCTGGCGACACTCGTCGCGACCAACTTCCTGGGGGTCAATTCGGCCGCGATTGCCGCGACCGAAGCGGATTACGCCGCGATGTGGGCCCAGGATGCCGCCATGATGGCCGCTTACCAGGCCGCCTCGGCGGTGGCCGGGGTCCTTACGCCGGTGACACCACTGACGTCGACTACCAACCCGGCGGCCGCCGCGGCCGCGGACAGCGTTGCGCTCGCCGCGGATTCGACGGGTGGCACGGTCCAGGCGTTGGCGCCCATCTCCAATGCGGCGCCTTTGGCGGCCGCGGCGCCCACCCTCCCCTTCACGACCGACGGCATCCTGTCCTCGATCGACAACTTCCTCGGCACGCCGTCCGTCTTCAACGGCATCAACGGCGCCGTCAACACGGCCGCATGGTGGGTGTGTGCCACCATCCCGAACGCGGTGTCGCTGGGGCACACCCTCGGCTCTGTGCCGTCGATCCCGTTCGCGCTGGCCGACTCCGTCACGCCGCTCGCCGGTGGGATGGTGCCGGGCACCATGGTGGGCTCGGTGTCGGGCGCGGGCGCGTCGGCCGCCCTGGGCGAGGCCTCCGCGGTCGGCGGACTGTCGGTGCCCGCCGGTTGGAATGCGGCCGCCCCCGCGTCGCTGGCCTCCTCCACCGCTCCGCTCGCGGGCTCGGGCTGGACGGCCGCGGCCGAGGCGGAGCCGGTCGCCGCGATGCCCGGCATGCCCGGCATGGCTGCGGCGGCCAAGGGCGCCGGGGCGTATGGTGCCGGGCCGCGGTACGGCTTCAAGCCGATCGTCATGCCCAAGCAGGTTGTCGTCTGA
- a CDS encoding WXG100 family type VII secretion target gives MATRFMTDPHEMRAMAGRFEVHAQTVEDEARKMWASSMNIAGSGWSGQAQATSYDTMGQVNQAFRNIVNMLHGVRDGLIRDANNYEQQEQASQQILSS, from the coding sequence ATGGCGACACGGTTTATGACTGACCCGCACGAAATGCGGGCGATGGCGGGCCGCTTCGAGGTGCACGCCCAGACGGTCGAGGACGAGGCCCGCAAGATGTGGGCGTCCTCGATGAACATCGCCGGCTCCGGCTGGAGCGGTCAGGCGCAGGCCACCTCGTACGACACGATGGGTCAGGTCAACCAGGCCTTCCGCAACATCGTCAACATGCTCCACGGAGTGCGCGACGGACTGATCCGCGACGCCAACAACTACGAGCAGCAAGAGCAGGCCTCGCAGCAGATCCTGAGCAGCTAG
- a CDS encoding WXG100 family type VII secretion target codes for MTINYQFGDVDAHGALIRAQAASLEAEHQAIIRDVLAAGDFWGGAGSVACQEFITQLGRNFQVIYEQANAHGQKVQSAGNNMASTDSAVGSSWA; via the coding sequence ATGACCATTAACTACCAGTTCGGCGATGTCGACGCCCACGGTGCCTTGATCCGCGCCCAGGCCGCGTCTTTGGAGGCTGAGCACCAGGCCATCATTCGCGATGTGCTTGCTGCGGGTGACTTCTGGGGCGGTGCCGGGTCGGTGGCCTGCCAGGAGTTCATCACCCAGTTGGGTCGCAACTTCCAGGTGATCTACGAGCAGGCCAACGCCCACGGTCAGAAGGTGCAGAGCGCCGGCAACAACATGGCCAGCACCGACAGCGCCGTTGGGTCCAGCTGGGCCTGA